A genomic stretch from Pontibacter liquoris includes:
- a CDS encoding SDR family NAD(P)-dependent oxidoreductase, which produces MNLYIITGASKGIGKAIAEELLKDDRNHVVGVSRTSSIEHPNYRHQPLDLSDVPAVEHNLQKVFVPYPDAEKLVLINNAGVLGDIGYVGEDMPNERFEFVFDVNVVVPAMLMNTFLQVYREHPAEKVIVNVSSGAGQHPIDGWASYCASKAALDMLSQTVQLEQDKRGSGVKVYALSPGVVDTQMQENIRESDAAKFSTVEKFRNYKAHNELASPKEVGRKIVHFLHHTSKYNDVLVSVRNM; this is translated from the coding sequence ATGAATCTCTACATCATCACCGGCGCCAGCAAAGGCATAGGCAAGGCCATTGCAGAAGAACTCCTGAAAGACGATCGCAACCATGTGGTAGGCGTGTCACGGACCAGCAGCATCGAACACCCCAACTACCGCCACCAGCCCCTCGACCTGTCGGATGTACCGGCTGTAGAGCACAACCTGCAGAAAGTGTTCGTGCCTTATCCGGATGCTGAAAAGCTGGTGCTGATCAACAATGCGGGTGTGCTGGGCGATATCGGGTATGTGGGCGAGGACATGCCCAATGAGCGCTTTGAATTTGTGTTTGATGTAAACGTGGTGGTGCCGGCCATGCTGATGAACACCTTTCTGCAGGTATACCGGGAGCATCCGGCTGAAAAAGTGATTGTGAATGTGAGCTCCGGTGCCGGGCAGCACCCGATCGATGGCTGGGCCAGCTACTGCGCTTCCAAAGCGGCCCTCGACATGCTTTCGCAAACCGTGCAGTTGGAGCAGGACAAACGCGGTTCGGGCGTGAAAGTATACGCGCTGTCGCCGGGCGTGGTAGACACGCAGATGCAGGAGAATATCCGGGAAAGTGATGCGGCAAAATTCAGCACTGTAGAAAAATTCCGCAACTACAAAGCCCATAACGAGCTGGCCTCGCCTAAAGAAGTCGGGCGCAAGATCGTGCACTTCCTGCATCACACCAGCAAGTATAACGATGTGCTGGTATCGGTACGGAACATGTAA
- the acs gene encoding acetate--CoA ligase, with the protein MENTQIKTFEEYKSAYNHSVQDPEGFWANIAETFTWRKKWDKVLEWNFEEPDVKWFIGGKLNITENCLDRHLKTRGNKLALIWEPNDPKERYVRFTYKELHERVCQFANVLKKNGIRKGDRVCIYMPMIPELAFAVLACARIGAIHSVIFAGFSAVSMADRINDAGAKMVLTSDGLNRGSKQIPVKRVVDEALETCPTVEKVIVVERLGWAVNMVEGRDVWYHDETKDVSKDCPAEEMDAEDMLFILYTSGSTGKPKGVVHTCGGYMVYAQYTFSNVFQYQESDVYWCTADIGWITGHTYLLYGPLLAGATTLMFEGVPTYPDMGRFWQVCDKYGVSIFYTAPTAIRSLMSGDIDDVLSYSLDSLRVLGSVGEPINEEAWHWYHTHVGKERCPLVDTWWQTETGGIMISSLANITPIKPAHAAFPLPGIQPVLLDSDGKEITENEVEGYLCMKFPWPGIIRTTYGDHERCRLSYFSTYKGLYFTGDGAKRDENGFYRIIGRVDDVINVSGHRFGTAEIEEAINHNQHVVESAVVGYPHDIKGQGIYAFVICKDVPERQDYLRAEIIETVVEKIGKIAKPDKIQIVSGLPKTRSGKIMRRILRKVAEGDTANLGDTSTLLDPDVVDEIKAGAL; encoded by the coding sequence ATGGAAAATACCCAGATCAAAACATTTGAAGAATACAAATCAGCTTACAACCACAGTGTGCAGGACCCGGAAGGCTTTTGGGCCAACATTGCCGAAACCTTTACCTGGCGCAAAAAGTGGGACAAAGTGCTGGAGTGGAATTTTGAGGAGCCCGATGTGAAATGGTTTATCGGGGGCAAGCTCAACATCACTGAAAACTGCCTGGACCGCCACCTGAAAACCCGCGGCAATAAGCTGGCTTTGATCTGGGAACCCAACGACCCGAAAGAGCGCTATGTGCGCTTTACCTACAAAGAGCTGCATGAGCGTGTGTGCCAGTTTGCCAACGTGCTGAAGAAGAACGGCATCCGCAAAGGCGACCGCGTGTGCATTTACATGCCCATGATACCCGAGCTGGCGTTTGCTGTACTGGCCTGTGCCCGCATCGGCGCGATTCACTCGGTTATTTTTGCCGGTTTCTCGGCCGTAAGTATGGCCGACAGGATCAACGATGCCGGCGCGAAGATGGTGTTGACCTCGGATGGCCTGAACCGCGGCTCCAAGCAGATACCGGTAAAGCGGGTGGTGGATGAGGCGCTGGAAACCTGCCCGACCGTAGAGAAAGTGATTGTGGTAGAGCGCCTGGGCTGGGCCGTGAACATGGTAGAGGGCCGTGATGTGTGGTACCACGACGAAACAAAGGACGTGAGCAAAGACTGCCCTGCCGAAGAAATGGACGCCGAAGACATGCTGTTTATACTTTATACCTCCGGCTCCACGGGCAAACCGAAAGGCGTGGTGCATACCTGCGGCGGCTATATGGTATATGCCCAGTATACCTTTAGCAACGTGTTTCAGTACCAGGAAAGTGATGTATACTGGTGCACCGCCGATATCGGCTGGATCACGGGCCATACATATCTGCTGTACGGCCCGCTGCTGGCCGGTGCCACCACGCTGATGTTTGAAGGCGTGCCCACCTACCCGGATATGGGCCGTTTCTGGCAGGTATGCGACAAGTATGGCGTGTCCATTTTCTATACTGCGCCAACCGCTATCCGCTCGCTCATGAGTGGCGATATCGATGATGTGCTTTCCTATAGCCTGGACTCGCTGCGGGTGCTGGGCTCGGTTGGCGAGCCTATCAACGAGGAGGCCTGGCACTGGTATCATACCCACGTGGGCAAAGAGCGCTGTCCGCTGGTAGACACCTGGTGGCAAACCGAAACGGGTGGCATTATGATCTCTTCGCTGGCCAATATTACACCCATCAAGCCGGCGCACGCTGCTTTCCCGTTGCCCGGCATTCAGCCGGTGTTGCTCGACAGCGATGGCAAAGAGATCACGGAGAACGAAGTGGAAGGTTACCTGTGCATGAAATTCCCGTGGCCCGGCATTATCCGCACCACCTACGGCGACCACGAGCGTTGCCGCCTGAGCTACTTCTCTACTTACAAGGGCTTATACTTTACCGGCGATGGTGCCAAGCGCGATGAGAATGGCTTTTACCGCATTATTGGCCGTGTGGACGACGTGATCAACGTATCCGGGCACCGCTTCGGAACGGCCGAGATCGAAGAGGCCATCAACCACAACCAGCATGTGGTGGAGTCGGCGGTGGTAGGCTATCCACACGATATCAAGGGGCAAGGCATCTATGCCTTCGTGATCTGTAAAGATGTGCCGGAGCGCCAGGACTACCTGCGTGCCGAGATCATTGAAACGGTGGTGGAGAAGATCGGTAAAATTGCTAAACCCGATAAGATACAGATCGTGAGCGGCCTGCCCAAGACGCGGTCTGGTAAGATCATGCGCCGCATTCTACGCAAAGTAGCAGAAGGCGATACCGCCAACCTGGGCGATACCTCTACGCTCCTCGACCCGGATGTAGTGGACGAGATCAAGGCCGGGGCTTTGTAA
- the porQ gene encoding type IX secretion system protein PorQ, with amino-acid sequence MYKAALILCSLLGLALTAHAQVGGQRGFPFLELPVSAKQAALGGVNVSAGAHDVSMVGANPALLNEEMDNQLSLGYVGYLADIRQSNLAYAFKTKQHGRWAASINYLNYGDFVQRDATGAAEGSFRANDYTLAITHARQMDAFTIGATAKMAVSSIAGNKAVGMLADAGVAFKHPEKEFRVGLAFKNIGYQVKPYDDGERQPMPFDAQMGLSYKPEHMPVRLSLTAHRLYEFDIVYLDPNAKGQLDEHGNEVKEEKKLGDKIARHFVAGAEFVFSKNFQLRAGYNHLRRKELRLDTRSGGAGFSAGAMLRVRAFELNYSSAFFHPSGATHYITVSTNTRTFLKRKKKTQVSRR; translated from the coding sequence ATGTACAAGGCCGCCCTTATACTTTGCTCACTGCTGGGGCTCGCGCTCACAGCACATGCGCAGGTAGGCGGGCAGCGTGGTTTTCCGTTTCTGGAGTTGCCGGTTAGTGCCAAACAAGCTGCCCTTGGCGGGGTGAATGTAAGCGCCGGCGCGCACGATGTAAGTATGGTGGGTGCTAACCCGGCTTTGCTGAACGAGGAGATGGACAACCAGTTGAGCCTGGGGTATGTGGGCTACCTGGCCGATATCAGGCAGAGCAACCTGGCGTATGCGTTTAAGACGAAGCAGCATGGCCGCTGGGCAGCAAGTATAAACTACCTCAACTACGGCGATTTTGTGCAGCGCGACGCCACCGGGGCAGCAGAAGGCAGCTTCCGGGCAAATGATTACACGTTAGCGATCACGCATGCCCGGCAAATGGACGCTTTCACGATAGGAGCTACGGCAAAAATGGCTGTATCAAGTATAGCGGGAAACAAAGCGGTGGGAATGCTGGCCGATGCAGGCGTGGCGTTTAAGCATCCGGAGAAAGAATTTAGGGTAGGGCTGGCGTTTAAAAATATCGGCTACCAGGTAAAACCCTATGATGATGGCGAGCGGCAGCCGATGCCCTTTGATGCGCAGATGGGCCTGAGCTACAAACCCGAGCACATGCCCGTGCGGCTCTCGCTTACCGCGCACCGACTATACGAATTCGACATCGTGTACCTGGACCCGAACGCAAAAGGGCAGCTGGATGAGCATGGCAACGAAGTGAAGGAAGAGAAAAAGCTGGGAGATAAGATTGCGCGCCATTTTGTGGCCGGAGCCGAGTTTGTGTTCAGCAAGAATTTTCAGCTGCGCGCCGGCTACAACCACCTGCGCCGCAAAGAGCTGCGGCTCGATACCCGGTCGGGCGGGGCAGGTTTTTCGGCAGGTGCTATGCTGCGCGTGCGGGCCTTTGAGCTCAACTACAGCAGCGCTTTTTTCCACCCGTCCGGCGCAACCCACTACATTACCGTGAGCACCAACACCCGTACGTTTTTGAAAAGGAAGAAAAAGACACAAGTATCAAGACGTTAG
- the hslU gene encoding ATP-dependent protease ATPase subunit HslU translates to MLENIASLTPVQIVAELDKYIIGQKDAKRNVAIALRNRWRRMNADESIQREIVPNNILMIGATGVGKTEIARRLAKIADAPFTKVEASKFTEVGYVGRDVESMVRDLVEQSVNMVKTRKKEDVKQKAAELVEDIILDALIPPIQGRNASPVSISSDPHAMPDNDYELNERTREKFRIKIRNGELEDRKIEIRIQQSAMPGMGVMGPGMDEASMMNIQEMISGMMPKKTKKRKVTIAEARKILLEEEASKLIDMDEVKEEAIFKAENSGVIFIDEIDKVASSSKKGGGGPDVSREGVQRDLLPIVEGSAVNTKYGVINTDHILFIAAGAFHVAKPSDLIPELQGRFPIRVELDSLTKDDFYQILKFPKNALTKQYVALLAAEGVELAFHDEALDEIASIAFEVNAEVENIGARRLHTVMSRLLNDILFDVPDKIGANAHILVDRAMVQEKLSGMVKNRDLSQYIL, encoded by the coding sequence ATGTTAGAAAATATCGCATCCTTAACACCAGTTCAGATCGTAGCGGAGCTGGACAAATACATCATCGGGCAAAAAGACGCCAAACGCAACGTAGCCATTGCGCTGCGCAACCGCTGGCGCCGCATGAATGCGGATGAAAGCATTCAGCGCGAAATCGTGCCCAACAACATCCTGATGATCGGGGCAACGGGGGTAGGTAAAACCGAGATTGCCCGCCGCCTGGCCAAGATCGCTGATGCGCCGTTTACCAAAGTTGAAGCCTCTAAGTTTACCGAAGTAGGCTACGTGGGCCGCGACGTGGAAAGTATGGTGCGCGACCTGGTAGAGCAGTCGGTGAACATGGTGAAGACGCGCAAGAAAGAAGATGTGAAACAGAAAGCTGCCGAGCTGGTGGAAGACATCATCCTGGATGCGCTCATTCCGCCCATCCAGGGCCGCAATGCCTCGCCTGTTTCCATCAGTTCTGATCCGCACGCCATGCCCGATAATGATTACGAACTGAACGAGCGCACCCGCGAGAAATTCCGGATAAAGATCCGCAACGGCGAACTGGAAGACCGTAAGATCGAGATCCGGATCCAGCAGAGCGCTATGCCCGGTATGGGCGTGATGGGCCCCGGAATGGACGAGGCCTCGATGATGAACATCCAGGAGATGATCAGCGGCATGATGCCTAAAAAGACCAAGAAGCGTAAAGTAACCATTGCCGAAGCCCGCAAGATCCTGCTGGAAGAAGAAGCTTCCAAGCTCATTGATATGGACGAGGTGAAAGAAGAAGCGATCTTTAAGGCCGAAAACTCCGGTGTGATCTTCATTGACGAGATCGATAAAGTAGCCAGCTCCAGCAAAAAAGGCGGCGGCGGCCCCGATGTGAGCCGCGAAGGCGTGCAGCGCGACCTGTTGCCGATTGTAGAAGGCTCTGCCGTGAATACCAAGTATGGCGTGATCAACACCGACCATATTCTGTTTATTGCGGCCGGCGCGTTCCACGTGGCCAAGCCCTCTGACCTGATTCCCGAGCTGCAGGGACGTTTCCCGATCCGTGTGGAGCTGGACAGCCTGACCAAAGACGATTTTTACCAGATCCTGAAGTTTCCGAAAAACGCCCTGACCAAGCAATACGTGGCCTTGTTGGCGGCAGAAGGGGTGGAGCTGGCCTTTCACGACGAGGCGCTGGACGAAATAGCTTCCATTGCATTTGAGGTAAACGCCGAAGTGGAGAACATTGGCGCCCGCCGCCTGCACACGGTGATGAGCCGCCTGCTCAACGACATCCTCTTTGATGTGCCGGACAAAATAGGAGCCAACGCTCACATCCTGGTAGACCGCGCCATGGTGCAGGAAAAACTTTCCGGCATGGTGAAAAACCGCGACCTGAGCCAGTATATTCTGTAG
- a CDS encoding OmpA family protein produces MKGASLVGFWLLLFLLPWAAGAQQYQQIPLEAPANGLKVHKSSPSAERPLDFPNLNKIPYYSERKKLAAIQKLEKRRQYKRVLPLLENYVQHFGIENFYKDTYLLWHLAQLTERLGDLEKARTLYRLVLKHHRTDVSKVTAYYDSLDQNTRAHYVPLNYYYELVEYRKSIATFKPPKGVYLNMGDAINSPFADYGPTLHGEDDVFIYTSKRNVQGLNGRANEDLFYSRQNNGFWEQGKSFGKPINSIYNEGSACLSRDGKTLYFARCEAPDGYGNCDLYMARQQPDGTWGQIRNLGANVNSKAWDSQPTLSSKEDTLYFASDRLGGFGLSDIYFTYKDKNGRWAPAQNMGPVVNTRESEVSPFFHPLYQVLYFSSRGQLYNFGDFDIYKTYRVQGHWQEPRNIGPLVNGRGSEYYFTIDAASKNLYYARSEANDIQNLDLYSFPLPMEAHPLAVTKVTGSLTDSVTHKPLAGIISIIDRDNGIEISSRYIRPDGSFEFDLIDNSHYIILIQGADFFTIERELSLQEDTDVQLMTTVIDYSIPMVFRNIEFDPNQSDINTSMEPVLDEVALFLVDHPTFRLEIGGHTDSAGDADFNLSLSQDRADAIRHYIEQKASIRPGRIDAFGYGSTRPVRDEKNEEDRRINRRVEFKLIKPQKIQQ; encoded by the coding sequence ATGAAAGGTGCATCCCTGGTGGGGTTCTGGTTATTACTGTTCCTGTTGCCTTGGGCAGCGGGTGCGCAGCAATACCAGCAAATCCCGTTAGAGGCACCTGCCAATGGCCTGAAAGTACACAAATCTTCGCCAAGCGCAGAACGGCCCCTCGATTTTCCTAATTTAAATAAGATTCCTTATTACAGTGAGCGCAAAAAGCTGGCGGCCATTCAGAAACTGGAAAAGCGCCGGCAGTATAAACGGGTGCTGCCCCTGCTCGAAAATTATGTACAGCATTTCGGGATCGAAAACTTTTACAAGGACACCTACCTGCTGTGGCACCTGGCCCAGCTCACCGAGCGGCTGGGCGACCTGGAAAAGGCCCGCACCCTGTACCGCCTGGTATTAAAGCACCACCGCACCGACGTAAGCAAGGTTACCGCCTACTACGACTCGCTGGACCAGAACACCAGGGCGCATTATGTGCCGCTAAACTACTACTACGAACTGGTAGAGTACCGCAAATCCATCGCTACGTTTAAACCGCCCAAAGGCGTATACCTCAACATGGGCGACGCCATCAACTCGCCCTTTGCCGACTATGGCCCCACGCTGCACGGCGAAGATGACGTGTTCATTTATACTTCCAAGCGAAATGTACAGGGACTGAACGGTCGTGCCAACGAGGACCTGTTCTACTCCCGGCAAAACAACGGCTTCTGGGAACAGGGCAAATCGTTTGGCAAGCCCATCAACAGCATTTACAACGAAGGATCGGCCTGCCTGAGCCGCGACGGCAAAACCTTATACTTTGCCCGCTGCGAAGCACCCGATGGCTACGGCAACTGCGACCTGTACATGGCCCGCCAGCAGCCCGATGGCACGTGGGGGCAGATCCGCAACCTGGGCGCTAACGTGAACAGCAAGGCCTGGGACTCGCAGCCAACGCTCTCGTCCAAGGAGGACACCTTATACTTTGCCTCTGACCGGCTGGGCGGCTTTGGCCTTTCAGACATTTACTTTACCTACAAAGACAAAAACGGTCGTTGGGCGCCAGCGCAGAACATGGGCCCGGTCGTGAACACACGTGAGAGCGAAGTGAGCCCCTTCTTCCACCCGCTCTACCAGGTGTTATACTTCAGTTCGCGGGGCCAGCTCTACAACTTCGGCGACTTTGATATTTACAAAACCTACCGGGTGCAGGGCCACTGGCAGGAACCGCGCAACATCGGGCCGCTGGTGAACGGCCGCGGCAGCGAGTATTACTTCACTATCGATGCGGCCTCTAAAAACCTGTATTATGCGCGCTCCGAAGCCAATGATATCCAGAACCTGGATCTGTACTCGTTCCCCTTGCCGATGGAGGCGCATCCGCTGGCGGTGACCAAAGTGACTGGCTCGCTCACCGATTCGGTTACCCACAAACCGCTGGCGGGCATCATTTCCATCATCGACCGCGACAACGGCATCGAGATTTCCTCGCGTTATATCCGGCCGGATGGCTCATTTGAATTCGATCTGATCGACAACTCGCATTATATCATTCTGATTCAGGGGGCGGACTTTTTTACCATAGAGCGGGAGCTGTCGCTGCAGGAGGACACGGATGTGCAGCTCATGACCACGGTCATCGACTACAGCATTCCGATGGTGTTCCGCAACATCGAATTTGACCCTAACCAGTCGGACATCAATACAAGTATGGAGCCGGTGCTGGATGAAGTGGCGCTGTTCCTGGTAGACCACCCTACGTTCCGGCTGGAGATCGGGGGTCACACCGACAGCGCCGGCGATGCGGATTTCAACCTCAGCCTCTCGCAGGACCGGGCAGACGCCATCCGGCACTATATTGAGCAGAAAGCAAGCATCCGGCCCGGCCGCATCGATGCCTTTGGCTATGGCAGCACCAGGCCCGTGCGCGATGAAAAAAACGAGGAAGACCGCCGTATTAACCGCCGGGTGGAGTTTAAACTGATAAAGCCGCAGAAAATACAACAATAA
- a CDS encoding GNAT family N-acetyltransferase, with amino-acid sequence MTYREANIYDVKQIQIVRHSVKENILSNLDRVTDDDCEEFLFRRGKGWVCEVDGLIVGFAIADLKDNNIWALFLKPEFEGRGIGRHLHNLMLDWYFATGKEKVWLGTSPNTRAEKFYRKLGWTEKGLDSDNEIKFEMTSEDWLRKKREIHS; translated from the coding sequence ATGACATACAGAGAAGCAAACATCTACGATGTCAAGCAAATACAAATTGTGAGACATTCAGTAAAAGAGAATATTCTGTCCAACCTTGACCGGGTGACAGACGATGACTGCGAAGAGTTTTTATTCAGGAGAGGAAAAGGTTGGGTTTGTGAAGTGGATGGTTTGATCGTTGGATTTGCAATTGCAGACTTAAAAGACAATAATATCTGGGCTTTGTTTTTGAAACCTGAATTTGAAGGAAGAGGGATCGGGCGTCATTTACACAATCTAATGCTTGATTGGTATTTCGCTACCGGAAAAGAAAAGGTTTGGTTGGGAACATCACCAAACACGCGGGCAGAAAAATTTTATAGAAAGTTGGGTTGGACAGAAAAGGGGCTTGATAGTGATAATGAAATTAAGTTTGAGATGACCAGCGAGGATTGGCTGAGAAAGAAGAGAGAAATTCACTCCTAG
- a CDS encoding NUDIX domain-containing protein codes for MIDETHNPWTTLSTKHVYQNPWIKVREDQVLNPSGGEGIYGVVSMKNKAIGIIPIDDEGYTYLVGQYRYPLNEYSWEIPMGGGLIENDILESAKRELKEETGFTAAKWTNICRLHTSNSVTDEEGFVFLAQELKAGETAFEETEQLHIRRVPFTEAVRMALNNEITDAISVAGILKAAFILDKK; via the coding sequence ATGATCGACGAAACCCACAACCCCTGGACCACCCTTTCTACCAAACATGTATACCAGAACCCCTGGATAAAAGTGCGCGAAGACCAAGTGCTCAACCCCAGCGGCGGCGAAGGCATCTATGGCGTGGTGAGCATGAAGAACAAGGCCATTGGCATTATCCCGATTGATGATGAAGGCTATACTTACCTGGTGGGCCAGTACCGCTACCCGCTCAACGAGTATAGCTGGGAAATACCGATGGGCGGCGGCCTGATCGAAAACGATATCCTGGAGTCGGCTAAGCGGGAGCTGAAGGAAGAGACGGGCTTTACGGCCGCCAAATGGACCAACATTTGCCGCCTGCATACCTCCAACTCGGTTACCGACGAAGAAGGCTTTGTTTTTCTGGCCCAGGAACTAAAGGCCGGCGAAACAGCATTTGAAGAAACAGAGCAGCTGCACATCCGGCGGGTGCCTTTTACCGAGGCCGTGCGCATGGCACTCAACAACGAGATCACCGATGCCATCAGCGTGGCCGGTATCTTAAAGGCCGCATTTATACTTGATAAGAAATAA
- the lon gene encoding endopeptidase La — MDYTQSNFLHNLLLSGLSGDDEVEMIPIITADADEEMTASELPEELPILAVRNTVLFPGVVLPITVSRKKSVRLVRKAHKGDKLVGVVAQKNTNSDDPTAEDLYGVGTVAKILKMLVLPDGNTTIIIQGQSRFSIDEITQEEPFLTAKVSLCKETKLDRKNKQVKALVQSLKDAAGKMLKLNPEIPQEAQVALDNIDSPSFLTHFLSSNLNVEVGQKQALLEVNDGVERGTQLLELMLREIQLLELKQEIHTKVHTDIDQQQRDYFLRQQIKVLQDELGQEGPDQEIERFRERAKKKKWPEQVAKHFQKEIDKLGRLNSQAAEYPVAVNYLEFLLDLPWGEYTKDNFNLKRTKKILDADHYGLEKVKERILEYLAVLKLKNDMKAPILCLYGPPGVGKTSLGRSIAKSLGREYVRMSLGGIRDEAEIRGHRRTYVGAMPGKIISQIKKVGSSNPVIILDEIDKIASDFRGDPSSALLEVLDPEQNHTFMDNYLDVEYDLSKVLFIATANSLDTIQPALRDRMEIIELTGYTLEEKTEIAKRHLVPKQVAEHGLQEEDAKVPKQTIQKIIEDYTRESGVRNLERKIGQLVRQTAKLKAMDEKYPTTIKPEDVVKRLGSEIFDKEIYQDIDTAGVVTGLAWTSVGGDILFIESLLSKGKGKLTLSGQLGDVMKESAMTAISYLKAHADLLDIDYRLFDQYDLHIHFPEGAVPKDGPSAGIAIFTSIASVFTQRKVKSRLAMTGEITLRGKVLPVGGIKEKILAAKRAGITDIILCQKNRKDINEIPEQYIKGLHIHYVDRVDEVVKIALLKEKVKNPLKLTVTEEAKAVVE; from the coding sequence ATGGACTATACACAAAGCAATTTTTTACACAACCTGCTGCTGAGCGGGCTTTCAGGGGACGACGAAGTAGAGATGATTCCGATCATTACGGCTGATGCCGACGAGGAGATGACAGCCAGTGAACTGCCTGAGGAGCTGCCTATACTTGCCGTGCGCAACACCGTGTTGTTTCCGGGGGTGGTGCTGCCTATAACCGTGAGTCGTAAAAAATCGGTGCGGCTGGTGCGCAAAGCCCACAAAGGCGATAAGCTGGTTGGCGTAGTTGCCCAGAAGAACACAAACTCCGACGACCCGACGGCCGAAGACCTGTACGGCGTGGGCACAGTGGCCAAGATCCTGAAGATGCTGGTGCTGCCTGATGGCAATACCACCATTATTATTCAGGGGCAGAGCCGTTTCAGCATCGACGAGATCACACAGGAAGAACCGTTTCTGACAGCCAAAGTAAGCCTTTGCAAGGAAACCAAGCTGGATCGGAAAAATAAACAGGTAAAGGCGCTGGTGCAGTCGCTGAAAGATGCGGCCGGCAAAATGCTCAAACTCAACCCCGAGATTCCGCAGGAAGCCCAGGTAGCCCTGGATAATATTGACAGTCCCAGCTTTCTGACGCATTTCCTTTCGAGCAACCTGAACGTGGAAGTAGGGCAGAAGCAGGCCTTGCTCGAAGTGAACGATGGCGTAGAGCGCGGCACGCAATTGCTGGAGCTGATGCTCCGCGAAATCCAGCTGCTGGAGCTCAAGCAGGAAATCCATACCAAAGTACACACCGATATAGACCAGCAGCAGCGCGACTATTTCCTGCGCCAGCAAATAAAGGTGCTGCAGGACGAACTGGGCCAGGAAGGCCCCGACCAGGAGATCGAGCGTTTCCGGGAGCGCGCCAAAAAGAAAAAATGGCCAGAGCAGGTAGCCAAGCACTTCCAGAAAGAGATCGACAAATTGGGCCGCCTCAACTCGCAGGCTGCTGAGTACCCGGTAGCCGTAAACTACCTGGAGTTTTTGCTCGACCTGCCCTGGGGCGAGTATACCAAAGACAACTTTAACCTGAAGCGCACCAAAAAGATACTCGATGCTGACCATTACGGGTTGGAGAAAGTAAAGGAGCGCATTCTGGAGTACCTGGCTGTGCTGAAACTGAAGAACGACATGAAAGCGCCGATCCTTTGCCTTTATGGCCCTCCGGGCGTGGGCAAAACATCGCTGGGCCGCTCTATTGCCAAATCACTGGGGCGAGAATATGTCAGGATGTCATTGGGCGGCATCCGCGACGAGGCCGAAATACGTGGCCACCGCCGCACCTATGTGGGCGCCATGCCGGGCAAGATCATCAGCCAGATAAAAAAAGTGGGCTCCTCCAACCCAGTTATCATCCTGGACGAGATCGATAAGATCGCTTCCGATTTCCGGGGCGATCCATCTTCGGCCCTGTTGGAGGTGCTGGACCCTGAGCAGAACCATACCTTTATGGACAACTACCTGGATGTGGAGTATGACCTGTCCAAGGTGCTGTTCATTGCCACGGCCAACTCCCTGGATACCATTCAGCCTGCCCTGCGCGACCGCATGGAGATCATTGAGCTGACGGGCTATACTTTAGAAGAGAAAACCGAGATCGCCAAACGCCACCTGGTGCCTAAGCAGGTAGCCGAGCACGGCCTGCAGGAGGAAGATGCCAAAGTACCGAAGCAAACGATCCAAAAGATTATCGAAGATTATACCCGCGAATCGGGCGTTAGGAACCTGGAGCGCAAAATTGGCCAGCTAGTGCGCCAAACGGCCAAGCTGAAGGCCATGGACGAAAAATACCCGACCACCATCAAACCCGAGGATGTGGTCAAGCGCCTGGGCTCCGAGATATTTGATAAGGAAATATACCAGGACATCGACACGGCCGGCGTGGTAACAGGCCTGGCCTGGACCTCGGTGGGCGGCGACATCCTGTTTATCGAATCGTTGCTGAGTAAAGGCAAAGGCAAACTCACCCTATCGGGGCAGCTGGGCGACGTGATGAAGGAATCGGCCATGACGGCCATCTCCTACTTAAAAGCGCATGCCGACCTGCTGGACATCGACTACCGTTTGTTTGACCAGTATGACCTGCACATTCACTTCCCGGAAGGAGCAGTGCCGAAGGATGGGCCATCGGCCGGTATCGCTATTTTTACCTCGATTGCGTCGGTGTTTACGCAACGCAAAGTAAAATCGCGCCTGGCTATGACCGGCGAGATCACGCTGCGCGGCAAAGTGCTACCGGTAGGCGGCATCAAAGAGAAGATACTGGCAGCCAAGCGCGCAGGCATTACGGACATTATCCTTTGCCAGAAAAACAGGAAGGACATCAACGAGATTCCCGAGCAGTACATCAAAGGCCTCCACATCCATTATGTAGACCGTGTGGATGAAGTAGTGAAAATTGCGCTGCTGAAGGAAAAAGTGAAAAATCCGCTGAAGCTAACGGTAACGGAAGAAGCAAAGGCTGTGGTGGAGTAA